ctttaccttcactcattgcattcaagccataaacttctgttaactgacgatgaatttcttcagctgataggcttctcgcggtcaaaaaacgtatcactgactgtATCTCACACGTggtgggcgattcaataatcgtaaacattataaagtagcacagcaatGCATACACATCAGCTACAGAGCTGccacttgcatcagtgtgaacgggaaggattcCAGCAAGTGGCggggtggcttgttgcggcgtccgcgcgaactacgggactatacgcgcgaatggcccttacttaaaaaacaatccTCGTACAAAAGATACTGAATAGCAGACAAACATCTAGAAAAGGTTGGTGGCAGATGAATTTTCAGACAGTACATTGTAACTGTCACAGAGTTGACtctattgaagaatatttaaattcataaattgtgtcatacagggtgagtcactaagtaCTGCCATGTAGAATAagtctgaaagtatgatagtagctgaaaagtttgtgggacagttGTTGCATGGGACatcaggggccataatatgatgttgttCTTAGGTGGGGGTCATGTCAGAGATATTAaggtcaattttgttttttaaatgggatgctatagtttggtacttattttctgatagtggctattgaGACAAATCTAGTGGTGTGTAACAGTGTGGTCTCTGAAGgtggcatgaacgcccatttacaaaagatgttcaaagcgatgaccattggtatcaatgcagtgctgcaatcttcttataatggattgagtggtattccttatcactttggcactttccgaagcacatgttctgaccattctctctcatatatcgtgcaaatagtaaatattcactgaatacagtgtatccatctaacgtgccattgacatgtaaataccatttgacagtttcacaatacaacactaataggaatggtaagaccAATATCGTCAAATCAAgggaatgtgaatgatatattctTTCGAAGAACAGGTCGATacgcttctcatttatggagaatgccaacgaaattcagtgagagctagagacttatacgctgaaagatatcctcaacctaTTCACCCTACACATTGTacctttaaatatgtgtatgataaattaagaacaactggatctttaacacatcggaaacatatgTAGCCAAGGAAATTTACTAACAAGGAATGGAAATTGGCACTCGTTCCATTGTTGttagagatccttgtgttagttcacatcaaatcacaagggaatctggcatgagccagggtAGTGTTGTTCGTgctctgcatcaccataaatatcattaTTACCGTATcactctccaccaagaattaactggtacagattatATGCACCACATTCTTCTGAtgtgctcaacttcagattcagagggataacacatttattaatttgattttatttactgatgaggctacattcacaaaccatgaaaattttaatttgcataacgtgcattattgggcaactgcaaacccatgttggctgtggcaCATTGCGCATCAAAAACCAAGgtcagtgaatgtgtggtgtgagattctggaggacagaattatagacccctatttcatcgaaggaaatcttagtggtaggaagtacactacattcctgcaaTAAACTTAAGGTCTGTTatgggaagaaatacctttaggaacaaggaacaggatGTAGTATCAACACAATGTGCATCCagcattttttgctgatggctagaaatgggtttcagaaacaattcccaaatcattggattggacacaGAGAAGATGTGTCATGGCCAGCTCGTTCGCCAGTCTTGACATTTCTGGgtcttttcttgtggggattcgtacaagatgttgtttataaagacgttctaactacacctgaagatatgtgagggagaattgtcaaagcatgtgctttgataagtgccaaagtgataaggaataccactcaatccattataagaagattgcagcactgcattgataccgatggtcatcactttgaacaccttctgtaaatcgacgttcatgccacctttttgacttcggttgaccttcaaagaccttactgttacatatcattggacttgtctcgatagctgctatcagaaaataaataccaaactatagcaacctatttaaaaaaacaaagttgaccttcatgtctctgaagtgaccccctgcccccctccctgcAACAAGAAACCAACAATGTTGTATTGTGGCCCCTGGtgttccatgcaacttttgtccctcaAATTTTTCAGCTCATATCATacttcatacttttggagttattcttggtggcaatagttagtgtctCATCCTGTATAAACACTTAATGTCTAAAGTTGCTTTGCTCATGGAATCCCTCCAAATGGccataccatcaaattacccatctctggctgccacccctccttccacagtgACCTCAATTTGTTCAGATTCCATCAATCCTTAGccatcaccaacatagtcctgcaaaaccgtaTCAACCAAGATCAAACTTTCATGtggtaccttctctccatccacaaaattcttctGTTACGCAATCCCAAGTCCCTGGAACccgtaacacacattgaaactcttgcccacCAGGAAGAATAGCAACATGCACAgcgccacctcaaaaaactctccaacctACTTACTTCCTACTCCTGTTTTGGAGTATCACTGTCCACCATCTCTACAAAAACCTCCAAATCTCCCCCACATTCCCTCATAGCTGACAtaccctgtcttgcagacctatttcattccccccccccccccaaaccctctCCCACCAACACACAGAATCGAGAACCTAAACAGgcctgaaacacagtcatgaaccttcccctgaaaagccttagccccacagaaatatcagtcctttccaagggcctcaccttttgccccactcccaaattcaatcatgcaggacttgttaaaggccTTCTCTCCTCCTCCTGATCTCTACATTGCAGTCATCCATCCAACTGTGGTGCACCCCCACTGTCCCCAAATcaacccctgttaactttccagaatttgttaacctcaaaccttgcctcaccatcattcctaaatccctcaacatgcaaactaaccttacatctgcggAAGGAACCAcaatccaccatctaaaaactgatcccaaccttataatcctacttcCATACAAAGGCTCTACCACtgctgttttgaactgcaaggattacctggcagaaggactccaccagctatcAGATACAGCCATCTACAAACCTTTCCACAgtaaccccattccagaaatccagcaggatctccagtcactccttgAATCCTTAGGgccatcccagaacctcttcccAGAGTTCATCTCtgttcacccctaccactccccacactcctaccttctacatgcttcctaaagtccataaacccaaccaccctagaTGCCCCATTGTgtccagttactgtgcccccaatgAGAGAACGTCCACTCTTGTAGACCAATACCTCCAACCTATTGCCTGGAAGCTAACCTCCTATATAACAGATACCAAGCATTTCCTCCACCaagtctccacagttcctgtccctttactacATGGTGCCCTGcacatcactattgatgccacctcctttaacactaacatccctaatgcccatggcattaccctgttgaacactacctttcccaacgcccAACGGATTCCAGACCAACAACTTCCTTCCTActcgccatgaccaactatgtcctcacccataattacttctcctttgaggtATTACCTAAAAAAGTCTGAGGTATGGCTACAGGCACCCAtatggcaccatcctgtgccaacctattcatgggccatctagaggaatccttcctaaatacTCAGAGTCCTAAACCCATCACATGATTcagttcattgatgacatctttgtgatctggaacgagggtgaggacaccctatccacattcctccagaacctcaatggcTTCTCTCCCATTTTCTCCACCTggacctactcaacccaacaagccaccttcctagatgttgacctccacctcaaagatggctacatcagtacgtCTGTCCAGATCAAACTTATACtaatcaccagcaatacctccacttgaaCATCGGCCACCCGTTCCATACcgagagttgggttgggttgggttgtttgggggaggagaccaaacagcgaggtcatctgtcttatcagattagggaaggatggggaatgatgtcggccgtgctctttcaaaggaatcatcccggcatttgcctggaatgatttagggaaatcacggaaaacctaaatcaggacagccaGACGCAGggttgaaccatcatcctcccgaatacaagtTCAGTGcagtaaccactgagccacctcgctcggtccataccaagaagtcccttccatgcagcctagccacccatggccaccCCTTCTGCAGTTACAAGAGATATCTCCCTAAATATGCTGAGGGCCTCACTGaaaccttcacagaccataattgtcctcccaaccttgtacaaaagcaactgtcccatgccttatctttccagtccttcaccacctccaaaagtctcaccatccagccacaggggagcattcccctcataattcAGAACTAACCAAGACTGAAGCaagtgaattacattctctgccaggatttcAACTACGTCtcctcatgccctgaaatgagaaacatcctgcccactatccttcctacccatcccacagtgatattccgccatccactgaacctacacagaaTACTCATCCATCTCCACTCAACCCCTGTTCCCACTCTTTATCTAATGGCctttcctgtaatagacctagatgcaagatctgtaccatacatcctcccaccaccacctactccagtccggtcacaaacattacCTATCCCATCCAAAGCAGTCATTTGATCTACAAGataagctgtaaccactgtgctgcattctatgtgcgcatgacaaccaacaagctgtctgtccacatgatggCCAGCAACgaactgtagccaagaaacaatTTGACCACCATATTGCTGAGCACGCTGCACAACACaacgtccttcatttcaatgactcctTCACaacctgtgtcatatggatccttcccgccaacaccagctttccttaaTTGTGGATGTGGGAGCTCTccatgcaatatatcctatgttcccataaccctcctggcctcaacttcaTTATCCATCGTCCTCTCCCATtgagccccttccctgttcctattTGAGCActccacagccctcattccaccaataCATCAATGCATCCAGTCtctttacttttctccttttccgctccccccaccccccaccctcgcaCCTCTCCCTTGCCCTCTATCTAACCTCCTCACCTCACTGCACTTAACTGCCCAACATTCTCCCACCTCATCCCCACACTCCCCAGCAGCCCTTCATTGTCCCCCACCCTTACCCTACTGTCCATCCCCCTCTCTGCTCCACCCTTTTCTTTATACCCACACAGTGgccactcccatcatgctctgCTCCCAACATACACTGCTGCTGCTtcttgcagtgtggcttcagttggtagagactgcagtcatatgtgtgtgagttgcatatgcatgagtgtgtgtgtgtgtgtgtatgtgtgtgactgTCATCTGTTGACAAAaatcttgttggccaaaagcttatttgtgacagtctttttgttgtgcatatctgcgactcagcatctccctctatgatgagtagcaattttccttttcataatattgttacattccatcctggattttccattgtttgataatgtaTAAAGTGCATTATTGTTAACTTAAATAAGTATGCCTAGAAATCACTTCAGAAGTCTACTTATAACTTGACTTTTCCAATGTCTTATGCAAAGGATGCTTTTGTAggcaacaggaccaataaataaaatacaaatgactaAAATATCAATACCAATTCACAACGTTCTACACATAGAAACTGTCTCTCCTAAACTGTGCCGAGAGTAGAGGCCCCATCACTTCCAGTACAGACATGACTCAAAAAATGCACACTAAAAATTAATGGCTGGAGTAGTGTAATCattaaaatgtgcaaaaaataaaaacaaattttgattTCATAACACTCTGTATTAACACACTCTTCCAAATACGTAGGCAATTTAACAATTGCACTCAAAAATGAAAGTGACATAGTGGAAGATTTTTCAAATTTATGCTCTTGCTCTTACTATTCCATTTATTTAGCATTATGATTAAATACGATATTTTGGATATATTTCTATGAAATGTCTTATTCCTTTTCTGGCTGTTTTGAAGATTTCTGTTGCAGTGTATCAGTGGTTTTATCCTGAAATCTTACCTTGGATCTTTCCTGTGACAAAAAAGATTTCTCAGATCTGCCAGTTATGTCAGAAGACCTAGAACGTAAACTAGATTTCTTTGATATATTAGATGTTTGGGAGGAcatttgacgtaattcagtgtTCAAGGGAAGAATATCATCTAGTTCTTCTGACTCTGCGTGTATCATAGCAGATGATATATCCCTCAAAAATGATGAAGATTGAGTAAATATTGAACTCTCCCGAATTACAAAAGAACCCTTCAATTCAATTGGTTCCacttctgtgatcttttctgtggAAGCTTTAGGGGTTTCTGTTTGTTTTCCAGAAATATCAGCAGCCTCACTAGAATGACTTCTTCGCTCTGCCAAGGAGGTCTTTCCACTTGAGTCAGAATCTTCATCACGTGAGTCAATTCTTCTAGCACTTTCATCTTCCATTACAGTTTTTATGTTTCCAGAAGACATTTTTGAAATAATCCCTAGATTACCTGGCATGTACATTGCTGAACATGCAGTTGATTTCAGATTCCTGCAAAATTATAAAATTAGAATTAGAACTACTAGCTAAGAGACTCCTATAAAGT
This sequence is a window from Schistocerca americana isolate TAMUIC-IGC-003095 chromosome 4, iqSchAmer2.1, whole genome shotgun sequence. Protein-coding genes within it:
- the LOC124613635 gene encoding uncharacterized protein LOC124613635, which encodes MEYLLEGYDLEQTLLYFSEGVTLHENVQHLRSELSASNQQVQSLKQQLHSAQYLQDQLQRQVVDAQTWATTLEAVLDTAATEIKNAIMDTEKPNRSIMTTEEKEFALDERDSLLNTLLDLIRGNLIQFSKLTPKKNLKSTACSAMYMPGNLGIISKMSSGNIKTVMEDESARRIDSRDEDSDSSGKTSLAERRSHSSEAADISGKQTETPKASTEKITEVEPIELKGSFVIRESSIFTQSSSFLRDISSAMIHAESEELDDILPLNTELRQMSSQTSNISKKSSLRSRSSDITGRSEKSFLSQERSKVRFQDKTTDTLQQKSSKQPEKE